The region TCtatgcaaagagaaaaataacattaaaagaGAGTAATGTTATTCTGAATTTAGTTTGCCATGCTATGTAGCTTCCTGTTTACTCTATGCTTATATtgccttctttctctcttgaaGTGATTTAACTTTCATGAGATCTTAAATACAAGAGACTGGtctataaaacaaaaaatataattggTACAAGTTATTTTGGAGTCTCAAACATTTGACCAAAtattagcaggaaaaaaattcaagacaCATGACTCAGTAGCCCATCCAATCAGTCCATAGCATTAGATTTCATCATCATTGATTAAATCAGGTTCTTACAAAAAACAGTACTTATGAGTTTcagatttaatttcctttttcttcaacAAAGGTGTGACTGTTTTAGAGACtgggaaataattaaaaagtagaCTATACATATTGTTTTGatcttctttttcaaaacaataCTAAACTAGAAAGAATAAATTTGTTCATTAGTTTACTTTTTGAAGTATTAGAGAAATTTGTTTGAGGATGCTATGGTTTCCTTCAATTTTGTGtctaaagaaatgaaaatactaaaaaaaaaaataataaataaataaagaaataaaattaactaaGTACTCATTTACTTGACCAAACAAGCAATCAATTTAAACTAGAGTTGCACCAAATCTATTAGTAATTGTCTTTTTTGATTGTTCTTACTTTTCATTTAGTTCAGAAGCATTCTCAAGTGCCAGCAGCCCATACCAGAGGCCTTAGAAGAAACTGCTTGAACTTTGTCTGAGGCAACAAACTTGGAATACTCTATTCCTGCCCTcaatatacacacacatatacaaaGCTCCTTTCTCCTGCACTAAAAAAGTGAGTAAGAAAACACATTCCATTTTAGCTTCTCTGGGTGTAAGAATTTCACCAAGCCCCCTCGCAGTCACCTTAGTTCCATAAAAGAtcataacaaaaaaaccaccaaaccccaaaatcaaGAAACCACATCACTACCAAATTCCTTTGACTTCTCCTTAAAAAAAGAGGATATCTCGGTCAAATATTTGATAGCTCataatattttagaataaaGTATCTTCTTGTCAGAGTCTCTTCTGCAAAATGTAGATATTCATACACTGTCAGTAAACTGGTATTCCATTATAATGAGAGATTAGTTGTAGTTGTTTGCAGTCAGCTCCTTTTGTAACACTCTTAAGTCAATCAAGGGTGTTTCAGAAATACCAGACCTGAAGTTAGAACAAAAGTACTTAAAATATATACCTGACAGGTGCTATTGATCTCGCTGCAGCAATTCCACATCCTTTTTTAAACACTAGGTTAGGAtgttattttgtaaaaaatagaaaattgagAAAAGTGCTGTTACTTCTATATTGGGAAATACAATATGCTTTTGTTCATagctgctttctgcctttttgaTTGAAATTATTCCAATCTTGAACTCTTATGAATAATGcagctttataaaaaaaaaatctcctttatACAGACTGTTTCAGACCAGTATTTCAGCTTGATTTCCCCCTGTTTAGCAAGGCAGTCTTTCAGATAAATCAAAATAACACAATATTTCTGCCTCCATCCTGAAGGAAATTCTGATCTCttgaaattcagaataaaaaaatcagtgatttgtaattaaaaaagaaagcatctcTTCTATAGAGAACTTCTCATTTTCAGCAAAGGAACATGACAATGCTCACCTGGAGCTTCAATAACACCTAGAAAAATGCATTGAATTCTGTGAGAGAGAGAAGGCATCCAGGTCAGCTGGTTTCCAATCTATGCACAGTtaggtaatttaaaaaaagttcattttgaaatttcatctGTAGTCATGAAGAAGATCCAAGTTTTTGTTTACCTCCCAGCCACAAACTTAACAAACTGGttgtttttagaagaaaatcaTAGATCAAGATGGATGATTGTAATAGATCTTGGGTTCAGAGCCTCTACAGAATAGTAGAGGCTGATGCATGCCTCACTTTCTTGCAACAAACTCATAAGCTACTTGCTCATCCCTTTTCAGTTTAAAGGCAGTGGCCTCCAAAAACCTCTCACAACTTTCACTGGGGCACAGGCAGGCTTCAAGACCAGCTTCAAGTGCATTCTTCAAATTCCCCCAGTGCCATTGTTCCACACTCCAGCTTCATAGCTACCCCCACCTTGTCAAAACTGGCCACGTGTAGAGCTCCAATCATTGCAATAATCTAGAGCTCCAATCATTGCAATAATCATTGCAATTTCATCAATCATTTTACAGCTACATGTCTGCAGATGGCCCAGCACCCCTGGGGCATCTGCCAACATTCTTACATGGCAGAATTGCAAGCAAAAGACATTGTGCCACACAGTCACAGATTTCTCTAAGATATCACCCTTCTGTTGTTCCTCAGccttctttctgtattttctttcatttcttttcagactTCCTTTTGTCTCCACAGCTGCACTCAGTACATATTGTCTAGAGCtttaaacaaagacaaaacGGTCAGGCAAACACACCATCTtgtataaaaacaatttttttattttcacatgaaAACAAAGTCTATTTTTACTTACTTCTTTGAAAAGGTATTGAGTTTGAAATGTCCTTTGTTTAGCCTCCTAGACATAGTCCAAGTGTGAATGGTTTTGCTATACAGACATTTTCATGTTACACATGAAAGGGTTTTCTCTCTTAATTCCCTCCCCGAGAAAAGTATGAGAATCTTATGATGGTGCAAGGAATATAAAGACCACTGTGAGCAATGGCAAGGACTAAAATAGATGCACAATTGCCTTAAGTTCATCTTAGTAAGTGCACATTGAAGCCAAGATTATGGTTTAATATGGTAAGTACTAATGACCACTAAAACCCTAAGTAAAAATGAAGTTTACTTAGAATTCACCTCACATCACTCAGTTATTTCATTAGTCATCCAGTTTTTACTCAGCCATTGTAGGTAATACATAAGAAGAGGTCTAACCTTTTTGGTGAAAAGCAGGAtgaattcagaaaacaaagtgtAAAATATATGAAAGGCGATACATAAACACAGGTTAAATTCTCTCCAAATTCTCTTACACAGGTTATAGTCATCACTGTTCTTACTGATTCTTGATCCAGTACTGCGTTTCAGAGGACCTTATACAAAAAATTATGGGTGACAAAATCTATCTCACAATGATTCCGTCGTTAACAATTTACAGtataaaaaattacatctgtTAACAAAGTATTTCTTCAACTCTTTATTACACCAATCCTGGGTGATACAGTACAAACATCTTTATTGTGTGACTTGCCCTTTGTGTcaaattcctgctgaaattcCCCAGCACATTTGGTGTTTTGACACGAGTTACAGAAGCATGTCCAGATCATGTAACTCTTTTGTCTCAGGaaccagggaaaaaataatgtacGTGTTTTCTTGAAAGAACATGCTCTTGATAGTAAATTTCATCTTTGATATACTGATAGCCCATGTGGCCAGAGATTAATTTCTAACTTTAGGACATGCTAATTCCACAAGGATTAGTCAAAACAAAAGGTTTAACATTCACAAGTGAGCCCTCTCCAATGCACTGTGCACCACCTCAGTTCAATATACTGATATATCACCTACAAGTCAGGTGATATCACTTTTGAATTCCAGAACTAGATTAAGAGCTTTGAAACATGAAATCAAAtactcttcaggaaaaaaaaggaagttaaaacCATTGTTCTCATTAATGAAAAACATGGTGTTTTAATTAGAGACACCTTCAACAACTACTGACTATACTTTCTATCAGGAAAATAGAAGGCAAATATTGTAACACTTCAAGTCCTTTTCAAACTTGTTTTGTCATTAACGTCAATAAGACAAACCTTGGGACTGACACACAGAGATTctcttttcccttaaaaaaaccccaaattaaaaaaaaaaaaccaaaaaaaaaaacctgccaaagTAAAACAGCTTAGAAAGATAAACCATTTTCATTGCAATcaaaattcttcatggaaaaagaagaaagactgATTTTTAACCATACATACTTGGAAAACAGAAAGTAACATCAAGGTTAATTCTAAGTAGGCAAGCTAATTTTGCACTTTTGAATGTCTCACCTGCTTCTTTATTACAGCTCCCATAGTCTCAAATGCTCGTTCTACTAATCCTGGTCACTGGACACCACGGTGTAGGTGCTACAGAGATTTTTCGGTGTGTTCatttcctgctgtgcttttgTAACAGATGGTTTTCAACACCTCTAAAGCTGTGCCTTACAGGACAAGCTTGTCAGAATTCCAGCAGGCAAAATTTCATCCTACATTACTGACAATGAGAAATCCTACTGTTTGGTAGCTGACAAACTAAGCTTTGGTTTGTAGCTGTGAGTTATATTTCTCCCTCTCGAAAATGTCAATTCCCAGTTTCCTAGCAAAATGAACACCTCCTCTAGGCATAAAAAGGTCCAAGAAAACAACACAGCtgtaattttcaggaaaaactgTGGCTCACAGTTCATACGTACTTCTAAACATAATATCTGAACCTAGAACAACAAAAGTTCTCTTATTTACTTCAGGCATTAAAAAAGCATCCTCTGAATAGTCTATTCATTATTATCATTAACAGGCAATTCTGAAGTCATCGTTActattaatttctgctttttaaacgTTGGGAAACACACTCACAATTAACTTCCACTATACTCATTAAACTTCACATCCAACATGCCTTGAGGACAAAAACTCCTCTTACTGTATAACAAAAGGTGCTGTATTACTGCAGTGTAGTACATATTATGCAATACTGTGTAATACATTGACATATAAGAGTGTGTGTTGTATTACACATTATCGAAGAATTTTCTGTACAAAGATTTCTGAAACTGAGGTATATAGACAGACACATCCAAGTAAATTCTAAGGCTGAGATTTTGCAATGAAATCATCTGATGTATGTCAACATAATTATCTAGTGTCTCTCAGAGTTAATCATCTTACCTGAGCTTCAGGACACCAAAGAAGCTTCTTTGCCCTTTGCAACAACACCTGCAAAATTACAATACAATGTGTATTGTACCTCTCAAGAGTCCAGAAACTGTGACTTCTGTCTTGATTGGCCTAAGAATACTTCAGCCCAAGGTACTGTACAAACAGCTGTATGACACCTCAAAGCACAAGCTGATGTCAGAAaacatgtatatttatataaagtTTTGATCACAACAGAAGTAgtttaaactgtttttctatTATGTTGAAGTACATTGCGCTCAAGAAGATTGTGATTCATGTTTGATTCATGTCACTAGAAGATCATGTGgtaaaatgagagaaaacagaatgttttaataaaaccataaaatatcTTTAACCTTGGAACCATTTcatgatgtttttttcttcagaagggCATCATTCCTTCACATCCAaaatcagaaacattttaaaaaaagaaaataaacaggtaacatttttcttttattctcccTCCTACCCACCACCATCCAGTAAGACTCTATTACACCAGGTAACGTATTCTGACCACCATCTAGCATCATCCTGCTTACAGATGCAGCATCACCATTCTGTATTAATTTTCCTATTATTTACTTCATCTCTACCCTCACCCATGCTCAGCACAGGTATTCAGACCTGGAGCCCTCACTTTTGAAGGTCATTTGAGAGTCCATGCTTGACCTAGAGCAAAGAAGAAGTCTTTCTGACTCATCTGTGTACCTTCGTGCCCAGAGCTGATCTCCTGCACTCAGTGGTCGAGGCTTCAGTGACAGTGTTTCAAACTGCACATAAGTCTCTTTTGCAAGTTCAGCTTCCTTTGCAGATTTTGGTttcaaatgaagttttaaaactttgtagagtaagaaaaatatcaaaggCAAAACAACCACGCATGCTGCACTGCTGGCCACTATCAGAACAGAAAACTCAGAGCTGCTTTCATCATTTAACCCATCAGTGGAGAAAACAACACACTGCTCTTTTGTAGGTGGCACACCTTTGGGTGACACACATGCCATATATTGAGTACTAGGTTGCAAACCATCGATTGTGACTTTGTTTTTGTTAGAATCAGTGCTGAGAGGCAACATATCTTTCTCACCATACTTGGAGTATaacacagtgacagcagaatTGCCCGTGGCATTGACAGTTTTCCAAGTTAAGGTCACTCTTTCATCAGTTTCACTGATAACTCTCAGGTTCTTCACAGTAACATTTTGTTCAGCCATGCCTGCTGTATTCAGTGAAGTGTTCTCACCTTTCTTGCTTAGATCTCCaatctgctttttgtttccatttgtcACTGCCTTTGAAACTTTCTTTCCATCTAACATCAGTCTGGGCTGCTTTTTGTCAGTAAATGTCATGCTGGTGGATCTTTCAGTGTTAACCAGAGCTGTGGTGGTGGGTGTGGTGGGAAGAGGTGTGGTTGTCCTCTCAGGTTCCTGCCTGGATTCCTCCTGAGTTGTATTCTGCCTCTCAGCCTCTGGCTTCCTCCCATATTTCTGTGGTGACACAGTTGTAGTAACTACACCAACCACTGTGACAGTCACAGCAGCTTCAGACATTCCTGCCAAGTTCTTGGCTTTACATCTGTATTCTCCTGCGTCCTTGTATGAAATTCCTGTCAAGCTCATTATGGACCATCTGACACCCTCTCCAGGAGTTTCTTGAATTACTGTGCAGAAATGCAAAGAGTAAAACATTATGAATGGGAAGCAAAGAGGAAGTAAATATTATTAAACTCCTTCCCTTTCTGCCAGAAGGAATCACATATatgacaattttaaaaattaaacacaagcagtcaaaaaaccaccaccacaacaacaagaaaaccaaaaccaaaccaaatttccaaaacaaactATGGAATTCTCAGCCATAATCTATTACTAAATAAAAGTGCTCAGCGTGGgtcaaaatggaaataaatgccTGGAGTAATTAGAATACAGTTTGCAGCTTCACTAagataaataaaaccacaaaaagtgAAACCAAATGTCTTAAATCTGCTATTGACTCTTAAATACTTCCCGTGACACTTACCATGCTACCCATTTAAAACACTATTGGAAATTACCTTTGTCCCAACATATTTCAATTCTCTTACCTTCATCAGATGTATGGTAACTGCTAACTGCTTGGCATTAGCAAGTagcattttttacatttaggTTACTACATAAGTATCTGTCATAGCAGCTAGAATTACATAGCAGCTAGATAATTATAGCCTCGCATCATTTgcacacagaaaacatgaatttGGAAAATTCTGTGCTTACAATGCTGAGTTTTAAGTAGTTCAGTTATGGCTTCActggtttttttaacatgaacATTTTCGAACAGAGGTTGCagcaaaaaaattctcctttctaCTTTCTAGCTTCTGAGTTAGGGTCCAAGTAACCCAATCTCCATTTTCCTTTATCCTTGTCCCTCTTCATCCATCTCCCCCTTCTATACACATTGTTTTTGTACCAGACCATATCCAGAATGAAAACAGCCTGCTAGACCTGTTCCG is a window of Sylvia atricapilla isolate bSylAtr1 chromosome 4, bSylAtr1.pri, whole genome shotgun sequence DNA encoding:
- the LRIT3 gene encoding leucine-rich repeat, immunoglobulin-like domain and transmembrane domain-containing protein 3, whose product is MYLFIYFYVLVSFFEEVHGFCPSQCTCVYHGRSDGTGTRSVLCNDPDMYEIPVNVPVDTVKLRIEKTVIRRIPTEAFYYLVDLKYLWVTYNCIANIDISSFYNLKQLHELRLDGNLLSTFPWESLAEMPNLRTLDLHNNKMTSIPADAGRYLRNLTYLDLSSNKLTTLPSDLMDIWPPFSGAIVSKNTDILVTQRVILGFQDNPWFCDCRISKLIEFSKIVDTSVVLLDPLISCSGPESLAGILFQKAELEQCLKPSVMTSATKITSPLGSNVLLRCDATGYPTPQLTWNRSDNNPVNYTVIQETPGEGVRWSIMSLTGISYKDAGEYRCKAKNLAGMSEAAVTVTVVGVVTTTVSPQKYGRKPEAERQNTTQEESRQEPERTTTPLPTTPTTTALVNTERSTSMTFTDKKQPRLMLDGKKVSKAVTNGNKKQIGDLSKKGENTSLNTAGMAEQNVTVKNLRVISETDERVTLTWKTVNATGNSAVTVLYSKYGEKDMLPLSTDSNKNKVTIDGLQPSTQYMACVSPKGVPPTKEQCVVFSTDGLNDESSSEFSVLIVASSAACVVVLPLIFFLLYKVLKLHLKPKSAKEAELAKETYVQFETLSLKPRPLSAGDQLWARRYTDESERLLLCSRSSMDSQMTFKSEGSRSEYLC